Proteins encoded within one genomic window of Trichoderma asperellum chromosome 2, complete sequence:
- a CDS encoding uncharacterized protein (MEROPS:MER0047718~EggNog:ENOG41~SECRETED:SignalP(1-16)), giving the protein MRVLNLWSLAVFVAEAASLKTEQKRVADIPTGNVNAATNRYIVEVETGSIPYMARLFAAPSSRNSTYFRQFDCGDVFHGLVVETEIDNVDSLRRFRGVTNVWPMKTVPMSSAMQRVKAAPRLKYHNYSMHQWTGVDQLHAQGIRGKGATIAIIDTGVDYTHEALGGCFGPGCKIAGGYDLVGTNWNSHNEKKFPREPDQDPMDFHGHGTHVAGIIAAENEWLTGVAPDAQILSFKVFADNPWDTDEDVLIQAFCDAYGAGADVITASIGRPDGFADDPWALIASRIADKGIVVTISAGNEGNTGPFYSSSGASGHNVLSVAAINVTGNPNISTSDPGAAPIPALFTSWGPTNELLLKPDIGAPGFEIVSTVPGNSYESMSGTSMAAPYIAGVAALYISKHGGRELHGPGFAKMLANRVISSGISIGWAADDADFRFRAPPFQVGTGLVNALKVINHVTQLSFEPFSLLDSIQFRSKWNVDITNSGNQTVTYSFELEPQAGVEILDPHYGIKTVYQIKPLQIVPPVVLPKDIMIASGETRQVEFIFGLPEGISDDYLPLYGGKIWIRGNNGEDLSIPYGGAAYDTEKAFDTMFLGDPFITDWGANWTWSFNPDRNRFDFIELSARLNYPCVHLRWDIYDTYWTENRWQYPPIVGEFGYIGSAATMKDADTFWYYDPSRMDKDDTISFPQLRVPRGYAKHWWFGKLANGSHIAPGNYT; this is encoded by the exons ATGCGAGTTCTCAACCTTTGGAGCCTCGCCGTTTTCGTGGCAGAGGCAGCGTCACTGAAAACCGAGCAGAAGAGAGTGGCTGACATACCCACGGGAAATGTCAATGCTGCCACAAACAGGTATATAGTTGAAGTCGAAACT GGGAGCATTCCCTACATGGCTCGTCTGTTTGCAGCACCGTCATCGAGAAACAGCACTTACTTTAGACAATTTGACTGCGGTGACGTTTTCCATGGATTGGTTGTCGAGACTGAAATCGACAACGTCGACTCCCTAAGAAGATTTCGAGGTGTGACAAACGTCTGGCCAATGAAGACTGTGCCCATGTCGTCCGCCATGCAGAGAGTAAAGGCCGCCCCCAGACTCAAATATCACAACTATTCGATGCATCAGTGGACCGGTGTCGATCAGCTCCACGCTCAAGGTATTCGAGGCAAAGGCGCCACTATTGCCATTATCGATACAGGGGTTGATTATACCCACGAGGCG CTCGGTGGGTGCTTTGGCCCGGGTTGCAAAATCGCCGGAGGTTATGATCTCGTTGGTACAAACT GGAACTCACACAATGAGAAGAAATTTCCAAGGGAGCCAGATCAAGATCCCATGGACTTTCATGGCCACGGGACCCATGTGGCCGGAATCATTGCAGCGGAAAATGAATG GCTGACTGGCGTTGCTCCTGATGCTCAAATTCTTTCATTCAAAGTTTTTGCCGAC AATCCCTGGGATACTGACGAAGATGTACTCATCCAGGCATTTTGTGACGCATATGGCGCTGGG GCGGACGTCATTACGGCAAGCATTGGCAGACCCGATGGGTTTGCTGATGATCCTTGGGCTCTGATTGCTAGCAGAATTGCCGATAAGGGGATTGTGGTTACCATTTCGGCAGGAAACGAAGGCAATACCGGGCCATTTTACTCAAGCAGTGGCGCCAGCGGGCATAATGTCTTATCTGTGGCCGCCATTAATGTAACTGGAAATCCAAACATCAGCACTTCTGATCCCGGCGCAGCACCTATTCCCGCCCTATTTACCTCGTGGGGGCCAACGAATGAGTTGCTGCTCAAACCTGATATCGGCGCTCCAGGATTTGAGATTGTCAGCACTGTACCAGGCAATAGCTACGAGTCCATGAGTGGGACATCCATGGCCGCACCATATATCGCCGGCGTTGCGGCATTATACATATCCAAGCACGGCGGCCGTGAGCTACATGGCCCGGGGTTTGCAAAGATGCTAGCAAACCGGGTCATCTCCAGTGGAATCAGCATTGGCTGGGCTGCTGATGACGCTGATTTCCGTTTCAGAGCCCCTCCATTTCAAGTAGGCACTGGCCTTGTCAATGCTCTCAAAGTCATCAACCATGTTACTCAGCTCTCCTTCGAACCGTTTTCTCTGTTAGATTCCATACAGTTTCGATCTAAATGGAACGTCGACATAACCAACTCTGGAAACCAAACAGTCACGTATTCCTTTGAGCTTGAGCCGCAAGCTGGAGTAGAAATCCTGGATCCTCATTACGGCATTAAAACCGTCTACCAGATTAAACCTCTGCAGATTGTGCCACCAGTTGTGCTGCCTAAAGATATCATGATAGCTTCTGGAGAGACGCGACAGGTCGA ATTCATTTTCGGTCTGCCAGAGGGCATAAGTGATGATTACCTACCTTTATACGGCGGCAAAATCTGGATCAGGGGCAACAATGGCGAAGATCTCTCCATTCCCTATGGAG GGGCAGCTTATGATACCGAGAAAGCTTTCGATACTATGTTTCTGGGAGACCCCTTCATCACCGATTGGGGTGCGAATTGGAC TTGGTCTTTCAACCCGGACAGAAACCGATTCGACTTTATTGAGCTATCTGCACGTCTCAATTACCCATGCGTCCACCTCCGCTGGGAT ATCTACGATACATATTGGACAGAGAACCGCTGGCAATATCCCCCCATTGTCGGGGAATTCGGTTATATAGGCTCTGCAGCTACGATGAAAGATGCTGATACCTTTTGGTACTATGACCCAAGTCGTATGGACAAGGATGACACAATTTCATTTCCGCAGCTGAGAGTTCCCCGTGGCTATGCCAAACATTGGTGGTTTGGCAAGCTGGCAAATGGAAGCCATATTGCACCGGGCAATTATACGTGA
- a CDS encoding uncharacterized protein (EggNog:ENOG41~CAZy:AA3), which yields MQTVSVDDFTRQSFDFIIIGGGTAGLVVASRLAQHGKFTVGVLEAGGVVNGRDEVEIPAFFGRALGTDIDWKFESTPPGTQGGVKDQWPRGKGLGGSSAINYMGWNRAGRVDYDAWVELGNPGWGWDDLLPFFKKSETVHPPSSSTQEEQDIRYDPNTLGTSGPIQITYPDEYSPSHQLWIKGLNSLGVETNPAPYSGSNAGAWTNPSSLGLHTKARSFATEYCSLAGSNLYILTEALVEEIILVKADSGYVASGVRFTHNGQEYTVSASREVILSAGTIKSPQILELSGIGNPEILSRAGIDAKVDSPMVGENLQEHKALIFVVDVDPELENPDELILDAEKAAAAREQYDQDKTGPLTTMPGSFGMVPFTKAIQQGALDKICSQVDALTGLSPEKKALLEQRLRNPDKIGLMEYFFKLGAGAFGGADSRHGIIAQILQQPFAAGSIHVQPKSAATDDPVIEIGYYHGPAGEIDLELMLQSTRFARSIMLAPPFNSVVRQPFLPPASAFEDDEQMKQIIKSGTRAALHAVGTCAMGGNAGIRGGVVNERLQVYGVQRLRVVDASIMPLQISAHIQATVYAIAEKAAHMILEDVAAQ from the exons ATGCAAACAGTTTCCGTAGACGACTTCACCCGCCAGTCCTTcgacttcatcatcattggtGGTGGGACCGCTGGTCTTGTTGTTGCATCCCGTCTGGCTCAGCATGGCAAGTTCACCGTCGGAGTGCTTGAAGCTGGAGGGGTGGTAAACGGGCGCGATGAGGTCGAGATTCCTGCCTTTTTTGGAAGAGCCTTGGGCACCGACATTGACTGGAAGTTTGAATCGACGCCTCCAGGCACACAAGGAGGTGTGAAAGACCAGTGGCCGCGGGGCAAAGGACTTGGAGGATCCAGCGCCATCAACTATATGGGCTGGAATAGAGCAGGCAGGGTGGACTATGATGCCTGGGTGGAACTGGGCAATCCCGGATGGGGATGGGATGACTTGCT GCCCTTTTTCAAAAAGTCGGAAACAGTCCATCCACCAAGCTCTTCTACACAAGAGGAGCAAGACATCCGATATGACCCCAACACCCTCGGCACCTCGGGCCCAATTCAAATCACTTATCCCGACGAATACTCGCCGTCCCATCAGCTATGGATCAAGGGGCTCAACTCGTTAGGCGTGGAAACAAATCCGGCTCCTTATTCAGGATCAAATGCTGGAGCCTGGACAAATCCATCCAGCCTGGGCCTGCACACAAAAGCTCGAAGTTTTGCGACCGAGTACTGCTCCTTGGCTGGTTCCAATCTGTACATTCTGACTGAAGCTCTGGTTGAAGAGATTATTCTTGTCAAGGCCGATAGCGGATATGTGGCCTCTGGAGTTCGATTTACTCACAATGGCCAGGAGTATACCGTCTCGGCATCTCGCGAAGTCATCTTGTCTGCTGGAACTATCAAATCTCCACAGATATTAGAGCTTTCGGGCATTGGAAATCCCGAGATATTGTCTCGAGCTGGTATTGATGCCAAGGTGGACAGTCCCATGGTAGGAGAAAACCTGCAAGAACACAAAG CCCTCATTTTCGTCGTGGATGTTGACCCAGAGCTTGAGAATCCGGATGAACTCATACTCGATGCCGAGAAAGCGGCTGCAGCTCGTGAACAGTATGACCAAGATAAAACTGGTCCTCTCACTACCATGCCCGGTTCGTTTGGTATGGTGCCATTTACGAAAGCCATACAACAAGGTGCCCTGGACAAGATATGTTCCCAGGTCGACGCTTTGACAGGCCTGTCACCCGAAAAGAAGGCCCTTTTGGAGCAGCGCCTAAGAAACCCCGATAAAATTGGCTTGATGGAATACTTCTTCAaacttggagctggagccttTGGGGGAGCAGACAGCAGGCACGGCATCATCGCTCAAATTCTACAGCAGCCTTTCGCTGCTGGCTCGATTCACGTACAGCCCAAGTCTGCGGCGACGGATGATCCCGTGATTGAGATTGGGTATTACCACGGGCCCGCCGGCGAAATCGACCTGGAGCTGATGCTGCAGTCGACGCGGTTTGCCCGCAGCATCATGCTTGCGCCGCCTTTCAACAGCGTTGTGAGACAGCCGTTTCTCCCGCCCGCCAGTGCATTTGAAGACGATGAGCAGATGAAGCAGATCATCAAGAGCGGCACCCGGGCGGCGCTGCATGCGGTCGGGACGTGCGCCATGGGCGGCAACGCAGGCATTCGCGGCGGCGTCGTGAATGAGCGGCTGCAAGTCTACGGGGTGCAGCGCCTGCGAGTTGTGGATGCGAGCATCATGCCGCTCCAGATCAGCGCGCATATCCAGGCGACGGTGTATGCCATTGCGGAGAAGGCAGCGCATATGATTCTGGAAGACGTGGCTGCGCAGTGA
- a CDS encoding uncharacterized protein (EggNog:ENOG41~TransMembrane:7 (o6-28i40-58o64-84i96-120o132-150i162-182o188-213i)), with protein MDNPVAANVLGTLGAVCWSVQLIPQIIINHRRHNTIGLQPSMMMLWAWAGVPLGVYNITKEFNVALRIQPQILTLLSLITWTQCRYYDKKWSISRCLLMVIPIALIMAGIQISLIFALRAAHSSQLTWPDTLMAVLSAALLAAGVLRHYWDIYVHRSVRGISFIFVGIDAAGDLFSLISVFFQPRLDILGMVIYGTELALWTGVFACGGYFNLIPWIKQNLKASPENDVSSNTSEPPADQTTQPIHDIALRNMPSSTSVFRTPSSEFAAARIRAGFHDVEDESDTVS; from the exons ATGGACAATCCTGTTGCTGCAAATGTCCTTGGGACACTTGGTGCT GTTTGCTGGTCTGTACAG CTGATACcccaaatcatcatcaaccaccGTCGCCATAACACCATCGGCCTGCAGCCCtcaatgatgatgctgtGGGCGTGGGCAGGTGTTCCGCTTGGAGTGTACAACATCACCAAGGAGTTCAATGTGGCCTTGCGCATCCAGCCTCAAATATTGACACTCCTCAGTCTCATCACTTGGACTCAATGCCGCTATTATGAcaaa AAATGGTCCATCTCCCGTTGTCTTCTTATGGTCATCCCTATTGCTCTCATAATGGCTGGCATACAAATTAGCCTCATCTTTGCTCTTCGGGCCGCCCACTCTTCGCAACTCACATGGCCAGACACGTTAATGGCGGTTCTCtcggctgctcttcttgccgctGGCGTCCTCAGACATTATTGGGATATATATGTCCACCGATCAGTGCGTGGGATCTCATTCATATTTGTAGGCATCGACGCTGCCGGCGATCTCTTTTCTCTGATCTCGGTGTTTTTCCAACCGAGGCTAGATATTCTTGGTATGGTGATTTATGGAACTGAGTTAGCCCTTTGGACGGGCGTGTTCGCCTGCGGAGGATATTTTAACTTGATCCCCTGGATAAAACAAAATCTAAAGGCGTCTCCAGAGAATGACGTGTCATCCAACACCTCCGAGCCACCAGCAGACCAAACGACGCAACCAATTCATGACATCGCTCTTCGAAATATGCCGTCATCCACATCTGTCTTTAGGACGCCATCAAGCGagtttgctgctgcgaggATTAGAGCCGGGTTCCAcgatgttgaagatgagagtGATACAGTCTCGTGA
- a CDS encoding uncharacterized protein (EggNog:ENOG41) translates to MGQSLFERIQAKLELFRLEQRYTRRRHRRSTFVSNAVYVDGEYVYQTPNSTGSSSESSASRTDALHGDRASPSPRSPMHSMSPEPTTPTMETLPERKKLNRFSSMPGFGSRTEEQQRTVQRRTSMIR, encoded by the coding sequence ATGGGCCAGAGCCTTTTCGAACGCATCCAGGCTAAGCTGGAGCTCTTCCGCCTTGAGCAACGCTACACCCGCCGCCGTCATCGTCGCTCAACCTTCGTCTCCAATGCCGTCTATGTGGATGGCGAATACGTCTACCAGACCCCCAACAGCACCGGCTCTTCCTCAGAGTCGAGCGCATCTCGTACCGACGCACTACACGGCGACCGCGCATCGCCCTCTCCTAGATCTCCCATGCACTCCATGTCTCCTGAGCCAACCACTCCGACCATGGAGACACTTCCTGAGCGCAAGAAGTTGAACCGCTTCAGCTCAATGCCGGGCTTTGGATCTCGGACAGAGGAGCAACAGAGGACAGTTCAACGCCGAACCAGCATGATTCGATAA
- the AIM24 gene encoding Altered inheritance of mitochondria protein 24, mitochondrial: MRGPSPLLRTARALRSQNAVQYVCCQCRGIQISATPSTESPRTGGGDAFGAVENLRDSADARFEVIGSPYSLLSVSLSASQRLYTRRGTLVAVAGNPDNAQSTLSLLNPLSRAPFGVPFIYQRISATTPITALISTRNPNTTFSILHLDGTTDWMVTQRNALLAWTGHTLSLSSRIQRRLSVAHWGSTFVTGRGLAALSAPGQIYQLHLSEGEEFVAHPGSVVAYSVTKQQPLPFRFKSASLRFQIPSLTSWIPETEFMKKARESEVYKFLARVFYSLRTMTRRTIWGDRLFLHFKGPSTILMSSRGVRVVDTLSNEQVNEIADAQAGTLASAIELSGKPQSVQSTKGVEEDVIESGIKVKQTKNDGKVTFADKKDLKEFV; the protein is encoded by the exons ATGAGGGGCCCTTCGCCGCTGCTACGGACGGCGCGTGCATTGCGCAGCCAGAATGCGGTGCAATATGTGTGTTGCCAGTGCCGAGGCATCCAGATCAGTGCGACGCCCAGCACCGAGTCGCCGAGAACTGGTGGGGGAGACGCTTTTGGCGCAGTGGAAAATCTGAGAGACTCGGCCG ATGCCCGATTCGAAGTCATTGGCTCGCCGTACTCGCTGCTCTCGGtgtctctttctgcttcACAGAGACTATATACACGACGTGGAACGCTGGTTGCAGTGGCGGGGAATCCAGACAAT GCACAATCTACCCTGTCGTTGCTGAATCCTCTCTCTCGAGCTCCATTCGGAGTCCCCTTCATCTACCAGCGCATCTCTGCCACTACGCCAATTACGGCTCTGATCTCTACCAGAAACCCCAATACCACATTTTCGATACTACACCTCGATGGAACGACCGACTGGATGGTGACGCAGCGCAATGCTTTGCTAGCTTGGACAGGCCACACACTGTCTCTCTCATCACGAATCCAAAGGAGGCTTTCAGTGGCGCATTGGGGAAGCACATTCGTCACTGGGCGCGGTCTGGCAGCTCTATCGGCGCCTGGACAGATTTACCAACTACATCTCTCTGAAGGCGAAGAGTTTGTCGCCCATCCGGGTAGCGTGGTCGCATACTCGGTaacaaagcagcagcctttgcCCTTTAGGTTTAAAAGCGCCAGTCTTCGATTCCAGATCCCGTCTCTGACATCTTGGATTCCCGAAACGGAATTCATGAAGAAAGCGCGCGAATCAGAAGTCTACAAGTTCCTCGCCCGTGTTTTCTACAGCCTCCGGACCATGACCCGTCGGACTATCTGGGGTGACCGTCTGTTCTTGCACTTCAAGGGGCCGAGCACCATTCTGATGTCAAGCCGAGGCGTGCGCGTCGTCGACACCCTGTCAAACGAGCAGGTCAATGAAATTGCCGATGCACAAGCTGGTACATTGGCTTCTGCGATTGAGCTATCTGGCAAGCCTCAAAGCGTACAGTCTACAAAGGGAGTCGAAGAGGACGTCATCGAATCTGGAATCAAGgtgaaacaaacaaagaacGATGGAAAAGTAACATTTGCGGATAAGAAAGACTTGAAGGAGTTTGTctaa
- a CDS encoding uncharacterized protein (MEROPS:MER0047718~EggNog:ENOG41~SECRETED:SignalP(1-16)), with protein MRVLNLWSLAVFVAEAASLKTEQKRVADIPTGNVNAATNRYIVEVETGSIPYMARLFAAPSSRNSTYFRQFDCGDVFHGLVVETEIDNVDSLRRFRGVTNVWPMKTVPMSSAMQRVKAAPRLKYHNYSMHQWTGVDQLHAQGIRGKGATIAIIDTGVDYTHEALGGCFGPGCKIAGGYDLVGTNWNSHNEKKFPREPDQDPMDFHGHGTHVAGIIAAENEWLTGVAPDAQILSFKVFADNPWDTDEDVLIQAFCDAYGAGADVITASIGRPDGFADDPWALIASRIADKGIVVTISAGNEGNTGPFYSSSGASGHNVLSVAAINVTGNPNISTSDPGAAPIPALFTSWGPTNELLLKPDIGAPGFEIVSTVPGNSYESMSGTSMAAPYIAGVAALYISKHGGRELHGPGFAKMLANRVISSGISIGWAADDADFRFRAPPFQVGTGLVNALKVINHVTQLSFEPFSLLDSIQFRSKWNVDITNSGNQTVTYSFELEPQAGVEILDPHYGIKTVYQIKPLQIVPPVVLPKDIMIASGETRQVEFIFGLPEGISDDYLPLYGGKIWIRGNNGEDLSIPYGGAAYDTEKAFDTMFLGDPFITDWGANWTWSFNPDRNRFDFIELSARLNYPCVHLRWDIYDTYWTENRWQYPPIVGEFGYIGSAATMKDADTFWYYDPSRMDKDDTISFPQLRVPRGYAKHWWFGKLANGSHIAPGNYTLRFAALRPYGNPNISDHWDIMQMPVQHIGVLPLNGTNSTLL; from the exons ATGCGAGTTCTCAACCTTTGGAGCCTCGCCGTTTTCGTGGCAGAGGCAGCGTCACTGAAAACCGAGCAGAAGAGAGTGGCTGACATACCCACGGGAAATGTCAATGCTGCCACAAACAGGTATATAGTTGAAGTCGAAACT GGGAGCATTCCCTACATGGCTCGTCTGTTTGCAGCACCGTCATCGAGAAACAGCACTTACTTTAGACAATTTGACTGCGGTGACGTTTTCCATGGATTGGTTGTCGAGACTGAAATCGACAACGTCGACTCCCTAAGAAGATTTCGAGGTGTGACAAACGTCTGGCCAATGAAGACTGTGCCCATGTCGTCCGCCATGCAGAGAGTAAAGGCCGCCCCCAGACTCAAATATCACAACTATTCGATGCATCAGTGGACCGGTGTCGATCAGCTCCACGCTCAAGGTATTCGAGGCAAAGGCGCCACTATTGCCATTATCGATACAGGGGTTGATTATACCCACGAGGCG CTCGGTGGGTGCTTTGGCCCGGGTTGCAAAATCGCCGGAGGTTATGATCTCGTTGGTACAAACT GGAACTCACACAATGAGAAGAAATTTCCAAGGGAGCCAGATCAAGATCCCATGGACTTTCATGGCCACGGGACCCATGTGGCCGGAATCATTGCAGCGGAAAATGAATG GCTGACTGGCGTTGCTCCTGATGCTCAAATTCTTTCATTCAAAGTTTTTGCCGAC AATCCCTGGGATACTGACGAAGATGTACTCATCCAGGCATTTTGTGACGCATATGGCGCTGGG GCGGACGTCATTACGGCAAGCATTGGCAGACCCGATGGGTTTGCTGATGATCCTTGGGCTCTGATTGCTAGCAGAATTGCCGATAAGGGGATTGTGGTTACCATTTCGGCAGGAAACGAAGGCAATACCGGGCCATTTTACTCAAGCAGTGGCGCCAGCGGGCATAATGTCTTATCTGTGGCCGCCATTAATGTAACTGGAAATCCAAACATCAGCACTTCTGATCCCGGCGCAGCACCTATTCCCGCCCTATTTACCTCGTGGGGGCCAACGAATGAGTTGCTGCTCAAACCTGATATCGGCGCTCCAGGATTTGAGATTGTCAGCACTGTACCAGGCAATAGCTACGAGTCCATGAGTGGGACATCCATGGCCGCACCATATATCGCCGGCGTTGCGGCATTATACATATCCAAGCACGGCGGCCGTGAGCTACATGGCCCGGGGTTTGCAAAGATGCTAGCAAACCGGGTCATCTCCAGTGGAATCAGCATTGGCTGGGCTGCTGATGACGCTGATTTCCGTTTCAGAGCCCCTCCATTTCAAGTAGGCACTGGCCTTGTCAATGCTCTCAAAGTCATCAACCATGTTACTCAGCTCTCCTTCGAACCGTTTTCTCTGTTAGATTCCATACAGTTTCGATCTAAATGGAACGTCGACATAACCAACTCTGGAAACCAAACAGTCACGTATTCCTTTGAGCTTGAGCCGCAAGCTGGAGTAGAAATCCTGGATCCTCATTACGGCATTAAAACCGTCTACCAGATTAAACCTCTGCAGATTGTGCCACCAGTTGTGCTGCCTAAAGATATCATGATAGCTTCTGGAGAGACGCGACAGGTCGA ATTCATTTTCGGTCTGCCAGAGGGCATAAGTGATGATTACCTACCTTTATACGGCGGCAAAATCTGGATCAGGGGCAACAATGGCGAAGATCTCTCCATTCCCTATGGAG GGGCAGCTTATGATACCGAGAAAGCTTTCGATACTATGTTTCTGGGAGACCCCTTCATCACCGATTGGGGTGCGAATTGGAC TTGGTCTTTCAACCCGGACAGAAACCGATTCGACTTTATTGAGCTATCTGCACGTCTCAATTACCCATGCGTCCACCTCCGCTGGGAT ATCTACGATACATATTGGACAGAGAACCGCTGGCAATATCCCCCCATTGTCGGGGAATTCGGTTATATAGGCTCTGCAGCTACGATGAAAGATGCTGATACCTTTTGGTACTATGACCCAAGTCGTATGGACAAGGATGACACAATTTCATTTCCGCAGCTGAGAGTTCCCCGTGGCTATGCCAAACATTGGTGGTTTGGCAAGCTGGCAAATGGAAGCCATATTGCACCGGGCAATTATAC GTTGCGCTTCGCCGCCTTGCGACCTTACGGCAACCCCAACATCTCCGATCACTGGGATATAATGCAGATGCCTGTTCAACATATCGGAGTGCTGCCACTCAACGGGACAAATTCCACCTTGCTCTGA